A stretch of DNA from Bombus huntii isolate Logan2020A chromosome 15, iyBomHunt1.1, whole genome shotgun sequence:
GATTGTTTTGTTTATATGGGATATGTGATACACACATATCACCAAAActgtctttttatttaatttaattatgtGGTTTTTTTCAAAAACATTTACATTAAAAGTAATGGTTATCATATTTTAGGTATTAGCTACATCAttagtttttttttatgtaacCTTATGGATTTATCATTTAGAAGGCTTATATCAATTAGTTGTTTCTCTATTTAATTCTTTGTGGAATGGGGTATCTGACTTTTGGGTGTACGAGATGAGAGGTTTTGGAATATTCTATAAGTGAAAGATACATGCCTCAAGGTCACATTTTAAAAGTtataaactttattttatgttcatgaaatttgtatttcattATAAGGAAAGGTTATGTGGGCAacttaaagataaaaatataacttaATTTCTTTAGAACACAAATTGTTTGTTTGAGACATACAGCGAAAGTCTAATATTGTGAGACAGAAATGTGATATGGGGAGGACTAAGATCTAACATTTACGGAAGTTAATTCTAACAAGAAATAAGATTTATACAATGAAAATAGTTCAGTTTATTTCGAAAAAGTGCTATAGGAATCATATAGCAAGTCGCTATGTGTCTATAAGTACTAACATACCTCAGAGATTCAGGCGACTGTATGCCTAAACGTGTCTGTAAGGTAAAAGGACTTTGGGTGGCTATTTAACATCAGTCTGCAAAGGATTTACTGTGCTGTACTAAAATACATCCTTTTAATCACTAAATAACATCAAAATCAGGAAATCAACAGGATTGTACTTATTACTGTACATatctaaaatttattatacatgtaTTAACATGATGATCATATATTCATTTCAGCTAAGGGAAAGTCAAAGGGAAAAGCCAAAAGAGAACCTATTAATGAAAATGCTGAAAATTTAGAAGCACCAGCTACAAAAAAGAGAAAGCAAATAAATGCTGAGCCAACATCAAAGGAAAGTAAACCAAAGGcaaaaacaacaaaaaagAAGGTCGATGTACACGAtgatacaaaaaataaaatttctagtAGAGCTAACAATAAAACTAAAGCAACTAGCAACAATGAGACTGAAAACGATGTTAAAACAGAAGATGATAAATCCAGAAAAGTAACAGCATCAAGGAAAGCAAGGGGTCGTAAAAATGAACCTAATTCAGATGATATTACAAAAGATGATGAGGAAGTGAAAGCAACAGAAAAATTTCCTTCAGACTCGATACCTGTTACCTTCAGAACAGATACTAATAATGAAAGTGAAACTACTGAAAATAATGAGTCAGAATCAGCTCAAACTGCTAAAAAAGGACGGAatgtaaagaaaaaagaaacatcaCAGAAGAAACCTACGAAAATGCGTGGTAAAGCTGCTTTTAGTGAAGATGATATTGATGCAACAAAAATAGTGAAAGAAacacaaaagaaaacaaataaaGAATCAGTAGCTACTACAAAAAGAGGACGGGGGAAGAATGCGGATAATACAACTGCAGaggagaagaaaatattgaattcgTCAGAAACTttaaatagtaataatatGCAGAACTCAACAGAGGATAACGGTAAAAAAGAAGATTCAGAAAAAGAAGAGGCAAAATACACCAAAATGTTGGGGTCGCCCAAAAAACTAGATGAAGTACATATAAAGGATGAAATgggtgaaaataatgtaataagtaCATCAGTacacgaagaagaaaattaacaATATATGTTCTATTTTTACTTGATACGTTTCttcaaaaaaaatatatcattaatattttaatatatttgatgAAGATACAAATGCTATGAGTATTTCTATGTTTGGAAATTCTAAAGAAATACATACAttgtaaaatttgaataatacattttgGTTATACATTGTTTCAAAAATGGTTATTTGTactttctataaaatattttacatattatagTTCCAGGAACTTcttgttaatataatattttacgattaagaaaatgttattataaaaagtacATATAAACACTTCTTAGTATATTTAATAGTTCTACAATATTTAAAGCAGttaatttgtttttaatagCAGAATTACTAGTGTAGAATGGAGAACAACATTGAACATTCCATCAGTACTTTAATAATTAGTCATTTGTAACACTAGAATGCCAGTGTTATCTAATGATATGTTAAATAacgtttcttaatttttttacatttcatttaaagatgaaaaaaggaagaaagcgTGTTTCTTGTTACAAACCATTTacatataagaaaatatattttgtaatactttataatattctATGGTGTATTAAACAAACACACATTGTCATTCTAAAAAATACAATAGTGTTCCttttatagttttattatgttttataattattaagtaAGTACTTTCTGAAATGCATTGAAGAATGACAAACAAAAAAATGTGAGCAACCCATTTTACATTGCATTATTTTGagttcaataaatatttacatttagaTTAATATGATTTGATTATATATTGTTTGTAACATTGACTTGTTTATATCTTTGCATTTCCTTCTTTTATGGTAAAGTTATTCTTAATGTTtgacaaaaatatatcattactgatacaatatattttgtttatatgcatttttttgcaaatatgaatataacttattaaaaaaatttttgaaattttcaatcatAAAGATCACGTGTATATGTGTTTATATATGCGGAGATTATGGACAAAGTAATGtgaatatattcataaaataattatcaattatcaTTATCGAGAAATaatgtgaaatatttctaCTTTAATAATGAATAGTTAAGAGTTCCTACGATAAATGAGAATTTACCATTTACTATATTTTCACTTTCTATTTTAGTCAAATAAAGATTATTTTGCATTACTTTTAAGACTCAGTAATTATTGTAACTGTAACTGCGTAGATTAACGTAACCTATAATAATGTgtttcgaataataatttGCACGTGAATACTTCCccaattacaattttatttcttgctttttattcttttttgttttgacaaatgtaaatatgaaaatagaCGTGAATATATAccgaaatatatatgtatgtttatctttattattaatatttgtattaataaaCTTTTTAATAAGCATAGCAATATGCAAAACTTTGTAATAATGTacatttcaaaaaataaaaagggtATAAAAGGTTATCAATTTGTCAAATTCGGGCTTAATTCTAAACTAAAAAAGATTGAGCTCtagaattatttcaatgttCGCGCCGAAGTGTTAATTTCAGTTTTATTCCATGTTCCTAGTAAAGttactataatttatttactgGAAAACTGATCGATtcattataaatatgtattgttCCTCAATTcccatatttttttaaaaagaaaagagctTGATTTAGtttattgtttttcttttgATAGCAAACTTTTACAATGATTTTTGTAATGAAAAGCAGAGATTTCAGAAGCCATTTTGCTTCTATTTCGTCATGCAGTTCTTAATGTTTGTCTCGCGCCAAATTCAAATTGTAGATTGCTACATTGCATGTTCTCATTGCATTCTTTTCGCACAACGCCTTCGAcactcttttcctctttcttttacttACTACTTTACATACATATCCCAACATAAAAGTATGAAATTACAAAACTCAATTTAAtcacaaaaagaaaatacaattatagaaaattaaaaactgCCATAATGTCTATCAAGAAGTTAGTGATTTTACCTAATACTTCTTATATTTTTCCACCATCCATGTTCACTGAAACATCATcgattttacataaaaaataatgtattttttattaatgaagaagaaaagaattgGCAATTTTACCTTTAAAAAATAAGTAGCTTTGTGGATGCTCCTTAGTGATAAATTCTCGGAAAGATGGCGCTCGATTAATGGAATGCTCGCGCGTAAAGATGACGTAGTGCTATCTATAAGATTGTAGTAACTTAAAACGCTCTCCGTTGTGGATCAAGGAAGCAGTGAGAAACAACGGCGGAAGTGGGGATCGTGCgccattttctatttttgtataGCAGTGAACTAGTGTTGTATGTGTACATTTTGTGTGATAAATCGATggattattaaataattgacGGAGGACGTGCCGATGTAATGAAATGATATTCAGTAACACGTGCTTCGAATCTCACGCgatcaattattattttgcgTTCATCTTCTGCATAACCCGTGCGTAAAACCGTAGCCCTCGTTCAGCACGTAAACactttttcttcatttctctTTTGAACGAAGTGAGAGTGGCCACCGAGAGCCATCGATATTAGAACTGTTACCTGGTTGAGTCTACGTTTAAAACTGTATCGTTtgacccccccccccccccccccaatcGCGGAATCCTTTCCTCGCTTTTAAAGATAAAACTCGAGGCATAGAAGGAAAAACCAGTCTGTGATACTAAACAGTACTAAGGTATATAGCTAGAATATAAACTCAACAATTagatatatacgtatgtatggCGTATGAGACGTAGATAGATCTCACATAAAAGATCTAGAAAAAATAAAGTCTGTATAGTGTGTGCTGTGAATTTTACCTTACTCGAAGGATAAACGTGGTAAAAAGCAGAATGTCTCAGGAATCTGTGACAAATGACAAGCAACTGCCAACTCCTAAAGATAAAGGTATGAGATCGTTTAGTTTACATTCTACTACGTTAATTATAtgtttttatatgtatatgtgtatgtatgtgtatatattgTAAGTATACAtccatatatatgtatacatgtacatacatatatacatatgtatatttcattattattgtATCACTTTATATGTATTGCATCCATTTtagtattatatttatgtatatctatttattcatatgtatatattattattgtatcattttgtgtgtgtgtgtgtgtgtgtgtgtgtgtgtgtgtgtgtgtgtgtgtgtgtgtgtgtgtgtgtgtgtgtgtgtgtgtgtgtgtgtgtgtgtgtgtgtgtgtgtgtgtacatTACGCACACATACAAATGATCTataagaattatttcttttttaggTATATGTTCAAATTATGATTGTAATTTgctgaattttatatattaaaataacttttgATGTCTACTTTGTTACTACCATTGTAAGATTTGCCATCATAACATAGATGTTAGTGTGCaatgtttttttgtttttaatgaaaagtgagatataataatgtaatatttaagTTATGGTAAAGATaggtatattttaatatttgtacttacaaatttttattatctcccttttaaaatcaattgtACGCATTTATTTATCACATGATGTagttataaaacatattctcTTTTACTGTAATCTTTTATTAAAGCAGAAATTATACCTAAATTTTGATGAAActtttaatatgaaaatttatttgggAGGTGAGAATAGTAATACATATTTgattttctttgaaatatgTTTGGAAGGTTCACTCTTAAagatattcatatatatatatatatatatatatatatatatatatatatatatatatatatatatatatatataaattattggaaTTAATGTTCTCTGTTTTGTGTATAGAAATATCTATGAATAGCATGCAATGAAAGAAAGAGATTGTTTTCTTATtagtaatattataatttcagaaaagaatatttaaattttggtTATTTGATTACATATTGCTTGTTCATATGTTTAAGAATAAAAAGTCATATAGtgaaaaatatagtaaatatagtaaaatgtgatattataataagaaatttagATAGTTTTATTTATCGCACagcttttttaaaatttgtatagatAAATACTGATGTAGTATCTATAACATGAATGTATaataatgtatgtatattatcaAAGAAgacaaaatatttgttaaagatattaatattcgTTTCAAGGTATTGAAAATTaagttatttatatattttaaattagttAACAAACATGATTTGTGTATCTAACATACaatcataaataatattaaaatgttatgtaaatgatataaataataacataatgTGGTAGGTATATATGCAAAAAGTTCATAGTTACAAAATAAACAGGATATTTTATgatgtacaatatttttttttttaattcattcagtacattattatttttaagtaTTAACTATATTAGTATTCATTTTctaacttttattttaaatattattggtAATGACaaatatgataataattaCTGTGCCAAAAAGatctatttaaaattaaataaatatatgtagaaatatctaaatatttatttgtccAGAAAATATCAGTTACAAATTACGTTCAAACGTATCTACAAATAAAACCAGTAAGACATAGGTTGACAATAACGTTCTCAGGGACATACTTGATTGGATTGTAAACTCTGTCCGCCTAAAAACCAGCTGCCGGTTTAGTCAGTTTGTATCGTGCTGTACGACGTGTAGTATCTATGAAAATTTAAGAGTTTCGTTTCTTAGGCGTGTTACATGAACGTAAACGCAATCAGAAAAATTCGACAAATTAGAAGAGATTAAAAACAATAAGCTTCATTCAATAGTGAAAAAATCATATGAATCGATCAAAGTTATACATTACCGacatataattttacatttctttatttttcaccGTTTCCGTGTTAAGTTGGTTTGAAACGGTAGTTCTTCGTCCGTCTCGTCCTTCgttgataaatatttgttcGACTACTTGATACGATTTCAACCAACGAACCAGCAGTATCAATAAAAGtataaacgaaataaattcgaggaaattaaaatgaaactaGACAACATACGCGGTGTTACTGTTATTTCGAATTGGTATCGACGACCAAGAAAACGTCCGCTGGTAGGACCAACAGGATCGCCTCTGTTAGATGTGACTCTAGCTATGCAAACAAGGCCTTTTCGGTGGTCACGCAAAAATAAATCTGCTAACATTACAAAACGGGTTACTTTTCGTAAGTACTTCTGCAGTGAATAGCCAATATCTCATTTTGGAATTAAAGGTTGGAAAGAATTTATCACATCACGCATTCAAATCTTCGCTAAGTCTAACACCAATGGCGGAACTTAAAGTTCGTTATTCTATATCATTTGTACACAAATTCAAGTGGTTCGATAGCTTTTAATGGCTATTAAGTAATtcgaaagttattatatactataaattttataaacttatatttgaaatatctttttagcTAATTAAATACAAGTTATATTTATAGATACCTTAATACTTACAATGGTTATCGTAAAAGATATTGGCACATACCGTTATTTTTCAAAGAACCATTTTTTAGTAGATTCTACATTCCATTTtcataatatcaaatttttatagttatgtgaaaatacatattaattacatgaaatttaatatatttaattaatatgttaaatgctataataaatacaatgatatGCAAATGTGTAGTCGCTATATATAGtagtttaattttgtttttaatacaGAATGAAAAAACAGATAAATTgacatatatgtaataaaaatatataactcaattaaaaaaaaaatacagatgACCTTGAAATCTTTGAAACGCCTCTACTTCCGGTGCAACCATATGTACTACGTGATGCATCATATATAgaattcatttaattttgtataatgaaattttataacttattttataacttatgaaacgttataacttatgtaTCATATCATGTcagattatattttaaataaagaaaaattttagatttttcATAAGATCAACAACTGCTTGtacttaataataattttgcctgtgcatatatatatgatgCAAACTATATACAACAGAATActattaatgttttatttttaacattctAAAGGAGGAAGTGTGtgtataaatagataatacataaatttatattccttATTTTTCAGGAGATGAAGCAATTATATCTATGTCGGTGGCTGGGGAGGTAACCGACACTTCAATTATGGAAGTAGGCCGTTCAAGACCTCAATTCCAATATTCCCGGGTACGATGTgtacttttattattaatttacgaAATATTCTATCGAAATGTCATTTACGATTAACTTCTTAAGCGGATACACCGGATATATCCGCCACAGCAAGTCGCTTGGGCCTAGTGGATACACATACATTCTCgtttatatattgtattaggACACTTGCTAGTTCCATATAAAACGTGTCAATTAATAGGTACCAAGAATTAATCgattagaattttatattcatgCGACATTACATATGTAAAAAGCAATGTTTGTATTTGTATAAACTGCGcgtaaaaataacaataatatactaaattatgataattatGTATTGACCTTCATAGTTTTctaatttaaattctattgaaaaattttaagaCGATCTGTAATCATCTATAACATGCGCGGAGTTAAAGTtcctaatatttatgaacgGGGATGTATATCTATCGCAGCAGGATAATTATATGATACGTTAATGTTAAGGAAAGCTATCCGCTTTTGTCAGTCAAATGTAGAAAGTTTAGTGGTtcaatttaaacatttttgtttacattttgtatctttttacagcgtgtgttattattattcagAAATATTGGCACCAATGCTTTGTTCAATGACTTGATTACGAAAGCTGATCTCATCTTTTCGTATCATTGATTTTGAAACATCCATATAAAAGATTAatctataatattaaaaatttagaatttaatttaaaattataaattattgaataattttctaatatctCATATACTACTGTACCATAACATGAACCAGTCAGAAGTCAAACTAATTAACTTTATCAAGGTCAGTCATTTAGTTCCTAAAGAAttaagtatacatatatatatatatgtatataagttGTATTGAGTTGCTCATTCAACTGCAAATATCACTGCAAATTGCAAATATTCTTCCCCACTTAAGAGGTTAAacatgtatcttagattagattttttgatgaaataataattcatgGACTAATCTACAGGAGGAATTGATGCTGATAAAGAGTTTGCCATTATCTAAGAGGAGGCCTGACTTCTTAGATACTTCATATAATAAGTATGTTTATAATACTACataaattctatttaataCTGCATAAtatctatttatattatttctattgttttaacatttttgtttaattttatagttatTTCTTATGAATTATGTTCGCTTATTATTTCTatcctttttttattaagtTCGCGTGGTGTATGGGATCCTGAACGTTGGCATTCGGATAGGAAGCGAAGTGATACACCACCGAAAGACGAAAGAACTGGACGTGGTGATCAAGTTACTGAAAATCATAATAAACGTCGCAACGGAGATCCAAGAGAACGAATTCGTAAAGAACAAGACGGCATAGTATTGAGTCCTCAGCGTAGAAGTTTTAATTCAGGTTGTTTTGTCAACGTAAATCAACCTTCGAATCGACGTCCTGAGAGTCCAATAGGAAAAACAGAGGTTGtg
This window harbors:
- the LOC126873785 gene encoding serine-aspartate repeat-containing protein I-like produces the protein MAPRKPAKHSEAEVVERAAEAGDVSPPKKKKTVAKAASKSDEEKQIRFPRAAKSTKIEQTEGTETATAVTRNAKIKPKTSAKTASVTEKPNSKIKSAPKRNKEAAEKADTNPVNEKVKNAEETETKKTRAKATAKKAGINVDEESKGKSKGKAKREPINENAENLEAPATKKRKQINAEPTSKESKPKAKTTKKKVDVHDDTKNKISSRANNKTKATSNNETENDVKTEDDKSRKVTASRKARGRKNEPNSDDITKDDEEVKATEKFPSDSIPVTFRTDTNNESETTENNESESAQTAKKGRNVKKKETSQKKPTKMRGKAAFSEDDIDATKIVKETQKKTNKESVATTKRGRGKNADNTTAEEKKILNSSETLNSNNMQNSTEDNGKKEDSEKEEAKYTKMLGSPKKLDEVHIKDEMGENNVISTSVHEEEN